The Microbulbifer hydrolyticus genome has a segment encoding these proteins:
- the greA gene encoding transcription elongation factor GreA: protein MNRVPMTVEGAEALRAELDDLKKVQRPSVVQAIAEAREHGDLKENAEYHAAREKQGFIEGRIQEIEAKLSMAQVIDVKSIEPMDKVIFGTTVTIIRTEDDSEVTYKIVGDDEADVKKQKISVNSPIARALIGKEVGDVVVVQTPSGTIEYEIDAVEHI from the coding sequence GTGAACCGAGTACCTATGACTGTTGAAGGCGCAGAAGCCCTGCGAGCAGAACTGGACGACCTGAAGAAAGTCCAGCGCCCGTCTGTCGTTCAAGCCATCGCTGAAGCCCGTGAACACGGCGACCTGAAAGAAAATGCCGAATACCATGCGGCGCGCGAAAAGCAGGGCTTCATAGAGGGCCGGATTCAGGAAATCGAAGCCAAGCTGTCTATGGCGCAGGTTATTGATGTCAAAAGCATCGAGCCCATGGACAAGGTAATTTTCGGCACTACCGTTACCATCATTCGTACGGAAGACGACTCTGAAGTGACCTACAAGATCGTGGGTGACGATGAGGCGGATGTGAAGAAACAAAAGATCTCCGTGAACTCACCTATTGCCCGTGCGCTCATCGGTAAAGAGGTCGGTGATGTGGTAGTGGTGCAAACGCCGTCCGGTACCATCGAATATGAAATCGATGCGGTAGAGCATATCTGA
- the carB gene encoding carbamoyl-phosphate synthase large subunit gives MPKRTDIKSILIIGAGPIVIGQACEFDYSGAQACKALREEGFRVILVNSNPATIMTDPSMADATYIEPVEWKTVAKIIEKERPDAILPTMGGQTALNCALALDKNGVLEKFGCELIGADKNAIEKAEDRDLFDKAMKSIGLETPRAKIVHTMDEAKKVPEEFGFPVIIRPSFTMGGSGGGVAYNWPEFEEICKRGLDLSPTNELLIDESLLGWKEYEMEVVRDKNDNCIIVCAIENFDPMGVHTGDSITVAPAQTLTDKEYQLMRNASIAVLREIGVETGGSNVQFGMDPKTGRMVVIEMNPRVSRSSALASKATGFPIAKVAAKLAVGYTLDELQNDITGGATPASFEPSIDYVVTKIPRFTFEKFGEADARLTTQMKSVGEVMAIGRNFQESLQKALRGLEVGSFGFEPKLDPADVGSMENLRRELSVPGAERIWYVGDAFRMGMSIDEVYELSGIDPWFLVQIKELVDIEEPLKSMPTSALDAKTMRFLKRKGFSDKRLADLLGVSQKTVREFRHKMGVFPSYKRVDTCAAEFATSTAYMYSTYDEECEAEPTDNKKIMVLGGGPNRIGQGIEFDYCCVHAALAMREDGYETIMVNCNPETVSTDYDTSDRLYFEPVTLEDVLEIVRKEKPVGVIVQFGGQTPLNLARFLANEGVPIIGTTPEQIDRAEDRERFQQMIMRLSLKQPQNAIVRSEYEAIQKAKEVGYPLVVRPSYVLGGRAMEIVYKEDELKTYMKEAVEVSDEAPVLLDHFLHSAIEVDIDAVSDGQDVVIGAIMQHIEQCGVHSGDSACSLPPYSLPADVQDKMREQVKAMARELGVVGLMNTQLAYQDGEIYVIEVNPRASRTVPFVSKCIGTSLAKIAARCQAGTSLKEQGFTTEIVPDYYSVKESVFPFNKFPKVDPILGPEMKSTGEVMGVGESFAEAFDKGLIGAGDALPESGKVFISVRDVDKPGVVDVARELSGLGFDLVATRGTAKVLQEADITVTTVNKMSEGRPHIVDMIKNDEIALVVNTTEGRQAIRDSADIRRSAENHQVCYTTTLAAARAMAMAMQIAEPHKVRSLQELHQRVVRLQN, from the coding sequence ATGCCAAAACGCACAGACATTAAAAGCATTCTGATCATCGGCGCAGGCCCCATCGTCATCGGTCAGGCCTGTGAATTTGACTACTCCGGTGCCCAGGCCTGTAAGGCCCTGCGCGAAGAGGGGTTCCGGGTGATCCTGGTGAACTCCAACCCGGCCACCATCATGACGGACCCGTCCATGGCGGACGCGACCTATATCGAGCCGGTAGAGTGGAAGACGGTTGCCAAGATCATTGAGAAGGAGCGTCCCGACGCCATCCTGCCCACCATGGGTGGCCAGACTGCGCTGAACTGTGCGCTGGCCCTGGATAAAAATGGTGTGCTGGAGAAGTTCGGCTGTGAGCTGATCGGTGCCGACAAGAACGCCATCGAGAAAGCGGAAGACCGCGACCTGTTCGACAAGGCGATGAAGTCCATCGGCCTGGAGACCCCGCGCGCGAAGATCGTCCACACCATGGACGAGGCGAAGAAGGTGCCGGAAGAGTTCGGTTTCCCGGTGATCATCCGCCCGTCCTTCACCATGGGTGGTTCCGGTGGCGGTGTCGCCTACAACTGGCCGGAGTTCGAGGAGATCTGCAAACGCGGCCTCGATCTGTCTCCCACCAACGAACTGCTGATCGACGAGTCCCTGCTCGGCTGGAAAGAGTACGAGATGGAGGTGGTTCGCGATAAGAATGACAACTGCATCATCGTGTGTGCCATCGAGAACTTCGACCCGATGGGCGTACACACCGGTGACTCCATCACCGTGGCGCCGGCGCAGACCCTGACCGACAAGGAATACCAGCTGATGCGCAACGCATCCATTGCGGTATTGCGTGAGATCGGTGTGGAAACTGGCGGTTCCAACGTACAGTTCGGTATGGATCCGAAAACCGGCCGCATGGTGGTGATCGAGATGAACCCGCGGGTGTCCCGCTCCTCCGCACTGGCCTCCAAGGCCACCGGCTTCCCGATCGCCAAGGTGGCGGCCAAGCTGGCGGTGGGGTACACCCTGGACGAACTTCAGAACGACATCACCGGCGGTGCTACCCCGGCGTCCTTCGAGCCGTCTATCGATTACGTCGTTACCAAGATCCCGCGCTTCACCTTTGAGAAGTTCGGTGAGGCGGACGCGCGCCTGACCACCCAGATGAAATCCGTGGGTGAAGTCATGGCCATCGGCCGCAACTTCCAGGAATCCCTGCAGAAAGCCCTGCGCGGTCTGGAAGTGGGCTCTTTCGGGTTTGAGCCGAAGCTCGACCCGGCCGATGTCGGCTCGATGGAAAACCTGCGCCGCGAACTCTCGGTGCCGGGTGCCGAGCGTATCTGGTATGTCGGTGACGCTTTCCGTATGGGTATGAGCATCGACGAGGTTTACGAGCTCTCCGGTATCGATCCCTGGTTCCTGGTGCAGATCAAGGAGCTGGTGGACATCGAAGAGCCGCTGAAGTCCATGCCAACTTCTGCTCTGGACGCGAAGACCATGCGCTTCCTTAAGCGCAAGGGTTTCTCCGACAAGCGACTTGCCGACCTGTTGGGCGTGAGCCAGAAGACTGTGCGCGAGTTCCGCCACAAAATGGGTGTGTTCCCCTCTTACAAGCGGGTGGACACCTGTGCTGCGGAGTTCGCAACCAGCACCGCCTACATGTACTCCACCTATGATGAGGAGTGTGAAGCGGAGCCGACCGACAACAAAAAAATCATGGTGCTCGGTGGTGGCCCCAACCGGATCGGCCAGGGCATCGAGTTTGATTACTGCTGCGTACACGCGGCACTCGCCATGCGCGAAGACGGTTACGAGACCATCATGGTCAACTGTAACCCGGAGACGGTTTCCACCGATTACGACACCTCCGACCGTCTCTACTTTGAGCCGGTAACCCTGGAAGATGTACTGGAAATCGTGCGCAAGGAAAAGCCGGTGGGCGTGATCGTCCAGTTCGGCGGCCAGACGCCACTGAACCTGGCGCGCTTCCTGGCCAACGAAGGGGTGCCGATTATCGGTACCACCCCGGAACAGATCGACCGCGCGGAAGACCGCGAGCGCTTCCAGCAGATGATCATGCGCCTGAGCCTCAAGCAGCCGCAGAACGCCATTGTGCGCTCCGAGTACGAAGCCATCCAGAAGGCGAAAGAGGTGGGTTACCCGCTGGTGGTTCGCCCGTCCTACGTTCTGGGTGGCCGCGCCATGGAGATCGTCTACAAGGAAGACGAACTCAAGACGTACATGAAGGAAGCGGTGGAAGTCTCTGACGAGGCGCCGGTTCTGCTGGATCACTTCCTGCACTCCGCGATCGAAGTGGACATCGATGCCGTGTCCGACGGTCAGGATGTCGTGATCGGTGCCATCATGCAGCACATCGAGCAGTGTGGTGTGCACTCCGGTGACTCTGCGTGCTCGCTGCCGCCGTACAGTCTGCCTGCCGATGTGCAGGACAAGATGCGCGAGCAGGTCAAGGCCATGGCGCGCGAACTGGGCGTGGTTGGTCTGATGAACACCCAGCTGGCCTACCAGGACGGCGAGATCTACGTGATCGAGGTGAACCCGCGCGCATCCCGTACCGTGCCGTTCGTGTCCAAGTGCATCGGCACCTCCCTGGCAAAAATTGCCGCGCGCTGTCAGGCCGGTACCAGCCTGAAAGAGCAGGGCTTCACGACCGAGATCGTGCCGGATTACTACTCCGTCAAAGAGTCGGTGTTCCCGTTCAACAAGTTCCCGAAAGTAGACCCGATCCTCGGCCCGGAAATGAAGTCCACTGGCGAAGTGATGGGGGTAGGCGAAAGTTTCGCCGAGGCCTTCGACAAGGGGCTTATCGGTGCGGGCGATGCGCTTCCGGAATCCGGCAAGGTATTCATCTCCGTACGCGATGTGGACAAGCCCGGCGTAGTGGATGTGGCCCGCGAGTTGTCCGGCCTCGGCTTTGACCTGGTGGCTACCCGCGGTACCGCCAAGGTCTTGCAAGAAGCGGACATTACCGTTACAACGGTAAACAAGATGAGCGAAGGCCGCCCGCACATCGTCGATATGATCAAAAACGACGAAATTGCGCTGGTGGTAAACACCACTGAGGGGCGTCAGGCCATTCGCGATTCTGCGGACATCCGTCGCAGCGCCGAGAACCACCAGGTTTGCTACACCACGACCCTGGCTGCGGCCCGCGCCATGGCAATGGCCATGCAGATTGCCGAGCCACACAAGGTTCGCAGCCTGCAGGAGTTACATCAGCGTGTAGTGCGTCTGCAAAACTGA
- the carA gene encoding glutamine-hydrolyzing carbamoyl-phosphate synthase small subunit, producing the protein MPSTTPALLVLADGSVFRGRAIGAEGTTVGEVVFNTSMTGYQEILTDPSYARQIVTLTYPHIGNTGTNSEDEECAEIWSAGLVIRDLPLLASSFRSEQSLEDYLKERNIVGIGDIDTRRLTRILRDKGAQSGCIVAGGSPNDKIDEEAALAKAKAFAGLKGMDLAKVVSTKEKYDFNEGTWELGQGHKPAPAAQPYKVVAYDFGVKRNILRMLVDRGCNITVVPAETPASEVLAMNPDGVFLSNGPGDPEPCDYAIKAIKEILDTGLPTYGICLGHQLLGLAVGGKSAKMKFGHHGGNHPVQDLNSSKVMITAQNHGFAVDVDSLPENVEVTHKSLFDGTLQGIRLKDKPAFSFQGHPEASPGPHDVAPLFDQFIEMMEARR; encoded by the coding sequence ATGCCCAGCACCACCCCGGCCCTGTTGGTGCTTGCCGATGGCAGTGTCTTTCGCGGCCGTGCAATTGGCGCCGAAGGCACAACTGTCGGCGAGGTAGTCTTCAATACCTCCATGACGGGTTATCAGGAAATCCTGACGGATCCCTCCTACGCCCGCCAGATCGTTACCCTGACTTACCCGCATATCGGCAATACCGGCACCAACTCGGAAGATGAGGAGTGTGCCGAGATCTGGTCCGCCGGCCTGGTGATCCGCGACCTACCGCTGCTGGCGAGTAGCTTTCGCAGCGAACAGTCGCTGGAAGACTATCTCAAGGAGCGCAATATTGTCGGCATCGGCGATATCGACACCCGCCGCCTGACCCGTATTCTGCGGGATAAGGGCGCGCAGAGTGGCTGCATTGTCGCCGGAGGCTCTCCTAACGACAAGATCGACGAGGAGGCCGCGCTGGCCAAGGCAAAAGCGTTTGCCGGCCTCAAGGGCATGGATCTGGCCAAGGTCGTCTCCACCAAAGAGAAGTACGACTTTAACGAAGGCACCTGGGAACTCGGACAGGGCCACAAGCCGGCGCCGGCGGCACAGCCATACAAAGTGGTCGCTTACGACTTCGGTGTGAAACGCAATATTCTGCGTATGCTGGTGGATCGCGGCTGCAACATCACTGTGGTGCCTGCGGAAACGCCTGCTTCCGAAGTGCTGGCAATGAATCCGGACGGCGTTTTCCTGTCCAACGGCCCCGGCGATCCCGAGCCCTGCGATTACGCCATCAAGGCCATCAAAGAAATTCTCGACACCGGGCTGCCCACCTACGGCATCTGCCTGGGGCACCAGCTGCTCGGTCTCGCCGTAGGCGGCAAGAGCGCGAAGATGAAGTTCGGGCATCACGGCGGTAACCACCCGGTGCAGGACCTGAACAGCTCCAAGGTGATGATCACCGCGCAGAACCACGGTTTTGCGGTGGATGTCGACTCACTGCCAGAGAATGTGGAAGTTACCCACAAATCCCTGTTCGACGGCACGCTCCAGGGTATCCGCCTGAAGGACAAGCCGGCCTTCAGCTTCCAGGGCCACCCGGAAGCGAGCCCGGGCCCACACGATGTGGCGCCACTGTTCGACCAGTTTATCGAGATGATGGAAGCGCGCCGCTAA
- a CDS encoding YfiR family protein has protein sequence MSKSDSCSYSAEIHVLPRNAGSGSRRHTQSLLCALLLPLLFLAVAPARAEASGHLSDSDLGRKVMVDYIVHFAHHVQWPIEVFSGTGAPFRICLMGSDELVAPLTARFHRHRIQGRMVELERVNDGEMLRARRCQIMVMGDMGAEQMAAAVGALEFFPVLTVSDINRFALLGGMVEFAGSGANMALQLNKTRLDRAELKVGSSLFRLSRQVN, from the coding sequence ATGTCGAAGTCAGATTCCTGCTCCTATTCCGCCGAAATTCATGTCCTGCCGCGTAACGCTGGCTCGGGCAGCCGGCGTCACACACAATCTCTCCTCTGCGCCCTGTTGCTGCCTCTGCTGTTTTTGGCGGTGGCCCCCGCGCGCGCTGAGGCCAGCGGCCACCTTTCGGATAGCGATCTCGGGCGCAAGGTGATGGTGGACTACATCGTTCATTTCGCGCACCACGTGCAATGGCCGATCGAGGTGTTCAGTGGCACCGGTGCCCCCTTCCGGATTTGCCTGATGGGGAGCGATGAGCTGGTGGCGCCACTGACTGCCCGGTTTCACCGGCACCGGATACAGGGGCGGATGGTGGAGCTGGAGCGGGTAAACGATGGTGAAATGTTGCGCGCGCGCCGTTGCCAGATCATGGTGATGGGGGATATGGGCGCCGAACAAATGGCGGCCGCCGTGGGGGCGCTGGAGTTCTTCCCGGTGCTGACGGTCAGCGATATAAACCGTTTTGCGCTTCTCGGGGGGATGGTTGAGTTTGCCGGCAGTGGCGCCAATATGGCCCTGCAGCTGAACAAGACCCGTCTGGACCGGGCCGAGTTGAAAGTGGGAAGCAGCCTGTTTCGGCTGAGTCGGCAGGTAAACTAG
- the rimK gene encoding 30S ribosomal protein S6--L-glutamate ligase produces MRIGVLASNPDLYSNQRIMEAGAERGHRMTFLNIRQCYMKLDSAEPEVHYRDGRILNNLDAVIPRIRPSQTFYGCALTRHFESMGVYALNGSQAISQSRDKLYSLQLLQEGGLNIPISGFANSPMDTNELIDMVGGAPLIVKLLEGTQGRGVVLAETRKAAESVINAFKSLKVNLLVQEFIREAQGKDLRLFVVDGKVFAAIQREAAPGEFRANIHQGGTASIVKVLPEERKLAIKAAKVLGLKVAGVDIIRSKKGPLLLEVNSSPGLEGIESATRKDVAGSMIMAIEKALKWRPAIATGDSLPPEVSD; encoded by the coding sequence CTGCGTATTGGCGTGCTGGCATCCAATCCGGACCTGTACAGCAACCAGCGGATCATGGAGGCCGGCGCCGAGCGCGGGCATCGCATGACATTTCTGAACATCCGTCAGTGCTATATGAAGCTGGATTCCGCGGAGCCGGAGGTGCACTACCGGGACGGCCGTATTCTCAACAACCTGGATGCGGTGATTCCGCGTATCCGCCCCAGCCAGACCTTCTATGGGTGTGCGCTCACGCGCCACTTTGAGAGTATGGGGGTGTATGCCCTGAATGGCTCTCAGGCGATCAGTCAGTCGCGGGACAAGCTCTATTCCCTGCAGTTGCTACAGGAGGGCGGGCTGAATATACCGATCTCCGGTTTCGCCAACTCGCCGATGGACACCAACGAGCTGATCGATATGGTCGGCGGCGCCCCGCTAATTGTGAAACTGCTGGAGGGAACCCAGGGACGCGGGGTGGTGCTGGCGGAAACCCGCAAGGCGGCGGAATCGGTGATCAATGCCTTCAAGTCGCTGAAAGTGAACCTGCTGGTGCAGGAGTTCATCCGCGAGGCCCAGGGCAAGGATTTGCGCCTGTTCGTAGTGGACGGCAAGGTGTTTGCCGCGATCCAGCGTGAGGCAGCGCCGGGTGAGTTCCGCGCCAACATCCATCAGGGTGGCACTGCATCCATCGTCAAGGTGCTTCCGGAAGAGCGCAAACTGGCGATCAAGGCGGCGAAGGTGCTTGGCCTGAAAGTGGCGGGCGTGGATATCATTCGCTCGAAGAAAGGGCCATTGCTGCTGGAGGTGAACTCGTCTCCGGGGCTGGAGGGAATCGAGAGCGCTACCCGCAAAGATGTGGCTGGCTCCATGATCATGGCGATTGAAAAGGCGCTGAAGTGGCGCCCGGCAATAGCGACGGGCGATTCCCTGCCCCCCGAGGTCTCCGACTGA
- the dapB gene encoding 4-hydroxy-tetrahydrodipicolinate reductase: protein MAVNIAITGFGGRMGRVLAEALKQAEKDGAAKLSAAIVRPGSSLVGADAGEVAGIGRNGLSIVDSLAQADFDVLIDFTSPLATLENAAFCAEHGKAIVIGTTGFDADQKAQMLSAGDKTPLCFATNFSTGVNLCFNLLETAARVLGDDVDIEIVEAHHRHKVDAPSGTALSMGEVIADTLGRDLAKVAVYGREGQTGARERETIGFATVRGGDVVGEHTVSFLADGERIEITHKASSRLAFARGAVRAAVWLNGRAAGQYDMRDVLALK from the coding sequence ATGGCAGTAAATATAGCAATCACGGGATTTGGCGGTCGTATGGGCCGGGTGCTGGCGGAAGCGCTGAAGCAGGCTGAAAAAGACGGTGCGGCAAAGCTGTCTGCCGCCATCGTACGTCCGGGCTCCAGTCTGGTCGGGGCCGATGCCGGTGAAGTGGCCGGCATCGGGCGCAACGGGCTTTCTATTGTGGACAGCCTGGCGCAGGCAGACTTTGATGTGCTGATCGACTTTACCTCTCCCCTGGCGACGCTTGAAAATGCGGCTTTCTGCGCCGAGCATGGCAAGGCTATCGTGATTGGAACCACCGGGTTCGATGCAGATCAAAAGGCGCAGATGCTCAGTGCCGGTGACAAAACCCCGCTGTGTTTCGCCACCAATTTCTCCACCGGTGTGAATCTGTGCTTTAACTTACTGGAAACCGCTGCCCGGGTTCTGGGGGATGATGTGGATATCGAAATTGTCGAGGCCCATCACCGCCACAAGGTAGACGCGCCCTCGGGCACTGCGCTCAGTATGGGTGAGGTTATTGCCGATACACTCGGCCGGGATCTTGCAAAGGTGGCGGTCTATGGCCGCGAAGGGCAGACTGGCGCCCGGGAGCGGGAAACCATCGGTTTCGCTACCGTGCGCGGTGGTGACGTGGTTGGCGAGCATACGGTTTCGTTCCTCGCTGACGGCGAACGCATCGAGATTACCCACAAGGCCAGCAGTCGGCTGGCATTCGCCCGCGGCGCAGTGCGCGCAGCGGTCTGGTTAAATGGTCGCGCAGCGGGGCAATACGATATGCGCGACGTTCTGGCGTTGAAATAA
- a CDS encoding phosphomannomutase, with protein MSELTCFKAYDLRGRVPDELNTDVAYRVGRAFAQFLDARRVVVGHDIRLTSGELTEALANGLRDAGADVFHIGECGTEEIYFSTFHGDFDGGICVTASHNPMDYNGMKFVRAGSRPISGDTGLLDIKRLAEENNFAAVEKRGELHTFAHRDDFVKHLLGYVDVSKLKPLKLVVNAGNGGAGAVVDALAPSLPLEFVRVNHEPDGNFPNGIPNPILPENRESTAAAVRESGADFGIAWDGDFDRCFFFDENGEFIEGYYVVGLLAEAFLVKHPGAKVVHDPRLTWNTEDIVRSAGGEPVQSKTGHAFIKERMRKEDAIYGGEMSAHHYFRDFAYCDSGMIPWLLVSELVSRSGKTLSQLVGERMAAFPCSGEINSKVEDPKALLQAAEEKYAAGANSVEHVDGLSIAFDDWRFNLRMSNTEPVVRLNVESRGDEALMKAKTEELLGLIQG; from the coding sequence ATGTCTGAATTAACCTGTTTTAAAGCCTACGATTTACGCGGCCGAGTGCCCGACGAACTGAACACCGATGTTGCCTACCGTGTAGGCCGCGCCTTCGCTCAGTTTCTGGATGCCCGGCGCGTGGTCGTGGGGCACGACATCCGGCTTACCAGCGGCGAACTGACCGAGGCGCTGGCGAACGGCCTGCGCGATGCGGGTGCCGATGTATTTCATATCGGTGAATGCGGCACGGAAGAAATTTACTTCTCGACCTTCCACGGGGACTTCGACGGTGGTATCTGCGTGACCGCGAGCCACAACCCGATGGATTACAACGGCATGAAATTTGTGCGCGCGGGCAGCCGTCCGATCAGCGGCGATACTGGTCTGCTGGATATCAAGCGCCTGGCCGAAGAAAACAATTTTGCGGCGGTGGAAAAGCGCGGTGAACTGCACACCTTTGCGCACCGCGACGATTTTGTGAAACACCTGCTGGGCTATGTGGATGTATCCAAACTGAAGCCGTTGAAGCTGGTGGTCAATGCGGGTAATGGCGGTGCTGGTGCGGTGGTTGATGCGCTCGCGCCGAGCCTGCCGCTTGAGTTCGTGCGTGTGAACCACGAGCCCGACGGTAATTTCCCCAACGGTATTCCCAACCCGATCCTGCCGGAAAACCGTGAATCCACGGCCGCGGCGGTGCGCGAGAGTGGTGCCGATTTCGGTATTGCCTGGGATGGTGACTTTGATCGCTGCTTCTTCTTCGATGAGAACGGCGAGTTTATCGAGGGTTACTATGTTGTCGGCCTGTTGGCGGAAGCCTTCCTGGTCAAGCATCCCGGTGCAAAAGTGGTGCATGACCCGCGCCTTACCTGGAATACCGAAGATATCGTCAGGAGTGCCGGAGGCGAGCCGGTGCAGAGCAAGACCGGTCACGCCTTTATCAAGGAGCGTATGCGCAAGGAAGACGCCATTTACGGCGGTGAAATGAGTGCGCATCACTACTTCCGTGATTTCGCCTACTGCGATAGCGGCATGATTCCGTGGTTGCTGGTGTCGGAACTGGTAAGCCGCAGCGGCAAGACGCTGTCCCAGCTGGTGGGTGAGCGCATGGCCGCCTTCCCCTGTAGTGGCGAGATCAACTCCAAAGTGGAAGATCCCAAGGCCCTGCTGCAAGCGGCGGAAGAAAAATATGCGGCGGGTGCCAACAGTGTTGAGCATGTGGACGGGCTCAGCATCGCGTTCGACGACTGGCGCTTCAACCTGCGCATGTCCAATACTGAGCCGGTGGTTCGCCTGAACGTCGAATCCCGCGGGGACGAGGCGTTGATGAAGGCCAAGACCGAAGAGCTTCTCGGCCTGATCCAGGGCTGA